In Mycolicibacterium phocaicum, one DNA window encodes the following:
- a CDS encoding amino acid permease yields the protein MTLTNTSPADHDDLAEFGYDQQLHRSLGKFASFAAGFSFVSILTTIFQLFGLGYSFGGPAFFWTWPVVFIGQFAVALCFAELAARYPISGAIYQWARRLGGEVVGWFGGWFMILAQIITASAAAIALQVVLPAVWSGFQIIGTDTALTSADGAANAVLLGTALLVITTTINCIGVRWMSRVATIGVCCEIIGVIAVVGVFFTHAQRGPQVVFDTGATGSGYGWAWIASGLMAAYVMVGFGSAGELAEETRDARRVAPRTIRSALTVSALGGGLMIIGALMAAPSLTDGRLATEGLPYVLGAVLSSPWGTLLLVDVAIAIFICTLAIQTAATRLMFSMARDHRLPFSSLLSRVNPATGTPIPPAIVVGVACVGVLLVNVGNSAIFATLASVCIIAIYIAYLLVTAPLLAHRLRGMRWDTTATDAGGRPLFSLGRWGLPVNVFAVMYGVAMVINLAWPRPEIYDPTGTMPLLVWAGPFTIVAIVALGALCFPYRRTHPRPVGSL from the coding sequence ATGACATTGACCAACACGTCGCCGGCAGATCACGACGATCTCGCCGAGTTCGGCTACGACCAACAGCTGCACCGCTCGCTGGGCAAGTTCGCCTCGTTCGCGGCAGGCTTCTCGTTCGTCTCGATCCTGACCACGATCTTCCAATTGTTCGGCCTCGGATACAGTTTCGGCGGTCCGGCGTTCTTCTGGACGTGGCCGGTGGTGTTCATCGGGCAGTTCGCGGTGGCGCTGTGCTTCGCCGAACTCGCGGCGCGCTACCCGATCTCGGGGGCCATCTACCAGTGGGCCCGTCGCCTCGGCGGTGAGGTCGTCGGCTGGTTCGGCGGGTGGTTCATGATCCTCGCCCAGATCATCACGGCGTCTGCCGCAGCCATCGCGCTGCAGGTGGTGCTGCCGGCGGTGTGGTCGGGCTTCCAGATCATCGGCACCGACACCGCCCTCACGTCGGCGGACGGCGCCGCCAACGCCGTCCTGCTGGGTACGGCGCTGTTGGTCATCACCACCACGATCAACTGCATCGGGGTGCGCTGGATGTCGCGGGTCGCGACCATCGGCGTGTGCTGCGAGATCATCGGTGTGATCGCGGTCGTCGGGGTGTTCTTCACGCACGCACAGCGTGGCCCGCAGGTCGTCTTCGACACCGGTGCAACGGGTTCCGGTTACGGCTGGGCCTGGATCGCCTCGGGGCTGATGGCCGCCTACGTCATGGTCGGCTTCGGCTCGGCCGGTGAACTCGCCGAGGAGACCCGCGACGCGCGTCGGGTCGCCCCGCGCACCATCCGGTCGGCGCTCACCGTCTCGGCGCTCGGCGGCGGTCTCATGATCATCGGCGCGTTGATGGCCGCGCCCAGCCTGACCGACGGGCGTCTCGCGACCGAAGGCCTGCCCTACGTGCTGGGTGCGGTGCTGTCCTCGCCGTGGGGCACGTTGCTCCTCGTCGACGTGGCCATCGCGATCTTCATCTGCACCTTGGCAATTCAGACCGCTGCCACGCGCCTGATGTTCTCCATGGCACGCGATCACCGGCTGCCGTTCTCGTCGCTGCTGTCCCGCGTCAACCCGGCCACCGGGACGCCCATCCCGCCGGCGATCGTGGTCGGTGTCGCGTGTGTCGGTGTGCTGCTGGTGAACGTCGGCAACTCCGCGATCTTCGCGACCCTGGCGAGTGTCTGCATCATCGCGATCTACATCGCCTACCTGCTGGTGACGGCGCCGCTCCTGGCACACCGACTGCGCGGAATGCGTTGGGACACCACGGCTACCGACGCCGGCGGCCGGCCGCTGTTCTCGCTGGGCCGCTGGGGTCTGCCGGTCAACGTGTTCGCCGTGATGTACGGCGTGGCGATGGTGATCAACCTGGCCTGGCCACGGCCGGAAATCTACGACCCGACGGGCACCATGCCGCTGCTGGTGTGGGCGGGGCCGTTCACCATCGTCGCCATCGTGGCGCTCGGCGCCCTGTGCTTCCCGTACCGCCGGACCCATCCGCGCCCCGTCGGGTCGCTCTGA
- a CDS encoding urea amidolyase associated protein UAAP1, which translates to MSSSSTSTTSTTAAARAHARAQAGTHTAAMPVVPASLWPTPPAGVEADRLTWAETVPGGRYTSKVLDRGTRLRLTDIEGRACAHLLLWRADAPWERLNTADTVKVPWQAYLGTGHPLLDDQGRVLATIVADTSGHHDALCGTTTRAQNEARYGAGTAHSDSPAGRELLVLAALKHGLGPRDVGPGVSFFHGVRADDAGQLVSTGSAGAGTAVELLVHLPVIVAIANTAHPLDESPTFDTSDLEVLAWSAPADLADLAARAETIGPEYERAHRNTEDVWTALHLTEGVPA; encoded by the coding sequence ATGAGTTCTTCGTCCACTTCCACCACCTCGACCACCGCGGCGGCCCGCGCGCACGCCCGGGCACAGGCCGGCACGCACACCGCAGCCATGCCCGTCGTCCCGGCATCACTGTGGCCGACACCGCCCGCCGGCGTCGAAGCCGACCGCCTGACCTGGGCCGAGACGGTCCCCGGCGGCCGCTACACCAGCAAGGTGCTGGACCGGGGAACCCGGTTGCGGCTCACCGACATCGAGGGCCGCGCCTGCGCGCATCTGTTGCTGTGGCGCGCCGACGCCCCCTGGGAACGGCTCAACACCGCCGACACCGTCAAGGTGCCGTGGCAGGCGTACCTCGGCACCGGGCATCCGCTGCTCGATGACCAGGGACGGGTCCTGGCGACCATCGTCGCCGATACCTCGGGCCACCACGATGCCCTGTGCGGCACCACGACCCGAGCCCAGAACGAGGCGCGCTACGGCGCCGGCACCGCGCACTCGGACAGTCCGGCCGGGCGCGAGCTGCTGGTGCTCGCCGCGCTCAAACACGGCCTCGGCCCGCGCGACGTCGGCCCCGGCGTGTCGTTCTTCCACGGCGTCCGGGCCGACGATGCGGGCCAGCTGGTGTCGACGGGCTCGGCCGGAGCAGGCACGGCGGTCGAACTGCTCGTGCACCTGCCGGTGATCGTGGCGATCGCCAACACCGCGCACCCGCTCGATGAATCGCCGACCTTCGATACGTCCGATCTGGAGGTGCTGGCCTGGTCGGCCCCCGCCGACCTCGCCGACCTGGCCGCCCGCGCCGAAACGATCGGACCCGAATACGAACGCGCGCACCGCAACACCGAAGACGTCTGGACCGCACTGCATCTCACCGAAGGAGTTCCCGCATGA
- a CDS encoding urea amidolyase associated protein UAAP2 has protein sequence MSTAIDSVPALVSGTTILDEIVEARGPWSAIVAAGDVLTIVDLHGNQAVDTLIYGAHDTSRRYSAQTTITAQKSLFVSTGTVLRDSDGGALMTVVADEVGNHDTVGGACSQESNTLRYGNHTRHQHACVENFLIEGARYGLGKRDLAPNLNFFMNVPVEADGTLGIVDGLSAPGLRVALRADTDVLVLVSNCPQINNPCNGFDPTPVRMIVTRPS, from the coding sequence ATGAGCACCGCCATCGATTCGGTCCCCGCGCTGGTGTCCGGCACGACCATCCTCGACGAGATCGTCGAGGCCCGCGGCCCCTGGTCGGCGATCGTCGCAGCAGGCGATGTGCTGACCATCGTCGACCTGCACGGCAACCAGGCCGTGGACACGCTGATCTACGGGGCGCACGACACGTCCCGCCGGTACAGCGCCCAGACCACCATCACGGCGCAGAAGTCGCTGTTTGTCAGCACCGGAACGGTGTTGCGCGACAGCGACGGTGGGGCACTGATGACCGTCGTGGCCGACGAAGTGGGCAATCACGACACCGTCGGCGGCGCCTGCTCGCAGGAGTCCAACACCCTGCGCTACGGCAACCACACCCGGCACCAGCACGCCTGCGTGGAGAACTTCCTAATCGAAGGCGCGCGGTACGGCCTCGGAAAGCGTGACCTGGCACCGAATCTCAACTTCTTCATGAACGTGCCGGTGGAGGCCGACGGCACCCTCGGCATCGTCGACGGGCTGTCGGCGCCGGGACTGCGGGTGGCGCTGCGCGCCGACACCGACGTCCTCGTACTGGTGTCCAACTGCCCGCAGATCAACAACCCGTGCAACGGCTTCGATCCGACACCGGTGCGGATGATCGTCACCCGCCCGTCCTGA
- a CDS encoding 5-oxoprolinase/urea amidolyase family protein, whose translation MAPSALTVLRPGPSTTVQDWPGRIGYWQVGVPPSGPMDDLSLRLANLAVGNAEGAPGLEATMAGPTLGFDEATVVCVTGAPVPVTLDGVPARQWAPIAVPEGGVLEIGAVQGVGMRIYIAVAGGIEAEAYLGSRSTFTLGKFGAGGRALAAGDRLDLGVPGGRPRRLTDEEIPSIGHEWRLAVTEGPHGAPEFFTRADIESLYEATYLVDHNLDRTGVRLVGPKPQWARPDGGEAGLHPSNIHDTPYSVGALDFTGDTPILLGPDGPSLGGFVCPVTVTSADRWKLGQLTPGDRVRFVPVRASAAAPLAALGTSRRAASPVVRSPRGDGDDGVLHRGVTGDGTTSMTLRRSGDDNLLVEYGTMTLDLVLRARVHALHTAIEAHRPRGIIDLTPGIRSLQVKFDAALTDHQAMTAFVLDLESALGPVDQLVLPSRSVRLPLSWDDPTIRLAIDRYRNGVRDDAPWCPSNIEFIRRMNGLESQQEVFDIVHAASYLVLGLGDVYLGAPVATPVDPRHRVVTTKYNPARTWTPENAVGIGGAYLCIYGMEGPGGYQLMGRTTQVWNHRFPLSAPGFEPEQPWLLRFFDQVSWYPVSSDELTDLRADVAAGRGTVDITDGEFRIADHLAFLAREADDIAAVRQRMTAARNEERARWEASGEIGARKKPGSATIERRGTSRDEECDQSDSAATTGQEVA comes from the coding sequence ATGGCGCCATCCGCCCTCACCGTGCTGCGGCCCGGGCCGAGCACCACCGTCCAGGACTGGCCAGGCCGCATCGGCTACTGGCAGGTCGGCGTACCGCCGTCAGGCCCGATGGACGATCTGTCTCTGCGGCTGGCCAATCTCGCGGTCGGTAATGCCGAGGGGGCACCGGGCCTCGAGGCCACGATGGCCGGTCCCACACTGGGATTCGACGAGGCGACGGTCGTCTGCGTCACCGGCGCGCCGGTACCGGTCACGCTCGACGGGGTGCCGGCGCGGCAGTGGGCGCCCATCGCGGTCCCCGAGGGCGGCGTGCTCGAAATCGGTGCGGTGCAGGGCGTCGGCATGCGGATCTACATCGCGGTGGCCGGCGGCATCGAGGCCGAGGCGTACCTCGGCTCGCGCTCGACGTTCACGCTCGGGAAGTTCGGCGCCGGCGGGCGGGCGCTCGCGGCCGGTGACCGTCTCGATCTGGGTGTTCCAGGCGGACGACCGCGCCGCCTCACCGATGAGGAGATCCCATCGATCGGTCACGAATGGCGGCTGGCGGTGACCGAGGGACCCCACGGCGCGCCGGAGTTCTTCACCCGCGCTGACATCGAGAGCCTCTATGAGGCCACGTATCTGGTGGACCACAACCTCGACCGCACCGGCGTGCGCCTGGTCGGGCCGAAACCGCAGTGGGCGCGGCCCGACGGCGGTGAGGCCGGACTGCACCCGTCGAACATCCACGACACCCCGTATTCGGTTGGCGCACTGGACTTCACCGGCGACACCCCAATCCTGCTCGGCCCGGACGGACCCAGCCTCGGCGGTTTCGTCTGCCCGGTGACGGTGACGTCGGCGGACCGCTGGAAGCTCGGACAGCTCACGCCCGGCGACCGGGTGCGCTTCGTTCCGGTGCGGGCCAGTGCCGCGGCACCGCTGGCGGCGCTGGGGACATCCCGGCGCGCGGCGTCGCCTGTGGTGCGCAGCCCGCGCGGTGACGGCGATGACGGCGTGTTGCACCGCGGGGTCACCGGCGACGGTACGACGTCGATGACATTGCGCCGCAGCGGCGACGACAACCTGCTGGTCGAATACGGCACGATGACACTGGATCTGGTGTTGCGGGCGCGGGTGCACGCCCTGCACACCGCGATCGAGGCACACCGGCCGCGCGGGATCATCGACCTGACGCCTGGAATCCGTTCGCTGCAGGTCAAGTTCGACGCCGCGCTCACCGATCACCAGGCGATGACGGCCTTCGTACTCGATCTCGAGTCCGCGCTCGGGCCCGTCGACCAGCTGGTGTTGCCGAGCCGTTCGGTTCGGCTGCCGCTGAGTTGGGACGATCCGACCATCCGGCTGGCCATCGACCGGTACCGCAACGGTGTGCGCGACGACGCGCCGTGGTGCCCGAGCAACATCGAGTTCATCCGCCGGATGAACGGCCTGGAGTCGCAGCAGGAGGTGTTCGACATCGTCCATGCGGCAAGCTATCTCGTGCTCGGCTTGGGTGATGTGTACCTCGGCGCGCCCGTCGCCACGCCGGTCGATCCACGCCATCGCGTGGTCACCACCAAGTACAACCCGGCACGGACCTGGACGCCGGAGAACGCGGTCGGCATCGGCGGCGCTTACCTCTGCATCTACGGCATGGAAGGCCCGGGCGGCTACCAGCTGATGGGCCGTACCACCCAGGTGTGGAACCACCGATTCCCGCTGTCCGCACCCGGTTTCGAGCCCGAGCAGCCGTGGCTGCTGCGGTTCTTCGACCAGGTGTCGTGGTATCCGGTGTCCTCCGATGAGCTCACCGACCTGCGGGCCGACGTCGCCGCCGGCCGCGGCACCGTCGACATCACCGACGGTGAGTTCCGGATCGCCGACCATCTGGCCTTCCTCGCGCGGGAGGCCGACGACATCGCCGCGGTGCGACAGCGGATGACCGCCGCCCGCAACGAGGAACGCGCCCGCTGGGAGGCCAGCGGCGAGATCGGCGCACGCAAGAAGCCCGGGAGCGCGACGATCGAGCGGCGAGGAACGAGCCGCGATGAGGAGTGCGACCAATCAGACTCAGCCGCCACAACAGGACAGGAAGTCGCATGA
- the atzF gene encoding allophanate hydrolase: MTDRISAAYAAIAQRPEAFITVRDEDTVRQEFAQAQGPLAGQLLAVKDNVDVAGLPTTAACPGYAYTPDADAPAVAALRAAGAVVIGKTNLDQFATGLVGTRSPYGAVRDARRPDRISGGSSSGSAVAVAIGAADLGIGTDTAGSGRVPAAYQGLVGIKGTIGLVSTTGVVPACPSYDCVTILARDLATAESAMAVMVTTTERPWPASTRFAAPADPVLAVPAELPAMAPGWDVAFQRAVDAARDAGMRIVPIDLTDFLAAARLLYDGALVAERTEAVGDFITRAGDDAGLDPTVAAIISAGGARTATGLLRDRRELDRLRERAFRALGECDALLVPTAPLQPTLAEVAADPVAVNARIGTYTNFCNLFDMCGVAVPAGEVVESDGTTAQFGVTVLGRAFDDAVVADIAARLGGGDRGTVASWPERAGAGALTLVVAGAHLRDQPLAGQLHDLGARWDGPARTAERYRMTALPSGKPALVRVPDDGRSFEVERWSLSPAALGTFLAALPTPMGLAAVELDDGSWETGFVCADEGAIAAPDISEFGGWRAYLQAREFATP, encoded by the coding sequence ATGACGGACCGGATCAGCGCCGCCTACGCGGCCATCGCACAGCGACCGGAAGCCTTCATCACCGTGCGCGACGAGGACACGGTACGTCAGGAGTTCGCACAGGCGCAGGGCCCGCTGGCCGGCCAGCTGCTGGCCGTCAAGGACAACGTCGACGTCGCTGGCCTCCCCACCACCGCGGCGTGCCCGGGCTACGCGTACACCCCCGATGCCGACGCGCCCGCGGTGGCGGCGCTGCGGGCGGCCGGCGCGGTGGTGATCGGCAAGACCAATCTGGACCAGTTCGCCACCGGGCTCGTCGGCACTCGAAGCCCCTACGGCGCCGTGCGTGACGCGCGGCGGCCGGACCGGATATCGGGCGGCTCGTCGTCGGGCTCGGCCGTCGCGGTGGCCATCGGTGCGGCCGACCTCGGAATCGGCACGGACACCGCGGGATCCGGCCGGGTGCCGGCGGCGTACCAGGGCCTGGTCGGCATCAAGGGCACCATCGGGCTGGTGTCGACGACCGGCGTCGTCCCGGCCTGCCCGAGCTACGACTGCGTGACGATCCTGGCGCGGGATCTGGCCACGGCGGAGAGTGCCATGGCCGTGATGGTGACCACCACGGAGCGGCCGTGGCCCGCGTCGACGCGCTTCGCCGCCCCGGCCGACCCGGTCCTGGCCGTCCCGGCCGAGCTACCGGCCATGGCGCCCGGCTGGGACGTCGCGTTCCAGCGCGCGGTCGATGCCGCGCGGGACGCCGGGATGCGCATCGTCCCCATCGATCTCACGGACTTCCTGGCCGCCGCGCGGCTGCTGTACGACGGGGCGCTGGTCGCCGAACGTACGGAAGCGGTGGGGGACTTCATCACCCGTGCCGGTGACGATGCCGGCTTGGACCCGACAGTCGCGGCCATCATCAGCGCCGGTGGCGCCCGCACCGCGACCGGACTGCTGCGCGACCGTCGTGAATTGGATCGCCTGCGGGAGCGGGCATTCCGGGCCCTGGGGGAGTGCGACGCGCTGCTCGTCCCCACTGCGCCGCTGCAGCCGACGCTCGCCGAGGTGGCCGCCGACCCCGTCGCGGTCAACGCCCGGATCGGCACGTATACCAATTTCTGCAATCTCTTCGACATGTGCGGCGTCGCGGTTCCCGCGGGTGAGGTTGTCGAATCCGACGGCACCACAGCGCAATTCGGGGTCACGGTACTGGGACGGGCCTTCGATGACGCCGTGGTGGCCGACATTGCGGCCCGGCTGGGCGGTGGTGACCGCGGCACGGTGGCGTCCTGGCCGGAACGCGCGGGCGCCGGGGCGCTGACGCTGGTGGTGGCCGGCGCGCATCTGCGTGATCAGCCGCTGGCCGGTCAGCTCCACGATCTCGGAGCGCGGTGGGACGGGCCGGCCCGCACGGCGGAGCGCTATCGGATGACGGCGCTGCCGTCCGGTAAGCCGGCCCTGGTGCGGGTCCCCGACGATGGGCGGTCCTTCGAAGTCGAGCGCTGGTCGCTCTCGCCGGCGGCGCTGGGAACGTTCCTGGCCGCCCTCCCGACGCCCATGGGACTGGCGGCGGTGGAACTCGACGACGGGTCCTGGGAGACCGGGTTCGTCTGCGCCGACGAGGGGGCCATCGCCGCACCCGACATCTCGGAGTTCGGCGGCTGGCGGGCCTACCTCCAGGCCAGGGAGTTCGCCACCCCGTAA
- a CDS encoding oxidoreductase, producing MTSAPWTLADASRQDGRVALVTGAGSGIGVEIARGLAGLGATVVLACRNADAARRVQAALPDATTEFAELDLADLASVRRCAESLRARHRRIDLLINNAGVMHRVRTETKDGFEGDFGVNFLGHFALTGLLHDRAERIVMVSSVTHRRGVIDFEDLHSRKKFRSAKAYANSKLAQLLFMSEYNRRHQAMCVAAHPGSARTAILRDQGWQQLAYHPRLRFSTSWFVQDADGGALPILRAATDPDAVAGDFYGPGGRLQMTGAPVKVELAPAARDPLVAQRLWETAESLTGVRF from the coding sequence ATGACGAGCGCACCGTGGACCCTGGCCGACGCAAGCCGTCAGGACGGACGCGTCGCGCTGGTCACCGGCGCCGGCAGCGGGATCGGTGTCGAGATCGCCAGGGGGCTGGCCGGGCTCGGAGCGACGGTGGTGCTGGCCTGCCGCAATGCCGACGCCGCTCGGCGGGTGCAGGCCGCACTGCCGGATGCGACAACCGAATTCGCGGAACTGGACCTGGCGGATTTGGCGTCGGTGCGGCGCTGTGCCGAGAGTCTGCGTGCGCGGCACCGCAGGATCGACCTGCTGATCAACAACGCCGGCGTCATGCATCGGGTGCGCACCGAGACGAAGGACGGTTTCGAGGGCGATTTCGGGGTGAACTTCCTCGGGCACTTCGCCCTCACGGGCCTGCTGCACGACCGCGCCGAGCGCATCGTGATGGTCAGCAGCGTGACGCACCGCCGCGGCGTCATCGACTTCGAGGATCTGCACAGCCGCAAGAAGTTCCGCAGCGCGAAGGCGTACGCGAATTCGAAACTCGCGCAACTGCTGTTCATGTCCGAGTACAACCGGCGGCACCAGGCCATGTGCGTGGCCGCGCACCCCGGCAGCGCCAGGACGGCGATCCTGCGTGACCAGGGTTGGCAGCAGCTGGCGTATCACCCGCGGCTGCGGTTCTCCACGTCGTGGTTCGTGCAGGACGCCGACGGCGGGGCACTGCCGATCCTGCGCGCGGCCACCGATCCCGACGCCGTTGCCGGTGACTTCTACGGTCCGGGTGGGCGTCTGCAGATGACGGGCGCGCCGGTGAAGGTCGAACTCGCCCCTGCCGCGCGCGATCCGCTTGTCGCGCAGCGCCTGTGGGAGACGGCGGAATCCCTCACCGGCGTCCGGTTCTAG